The genomic DNA GGAGCAGGTCAACCGGCCACGACAGGTGCACGCCACGGCCGGGATCCGGTGGTGGCGAGGCCAGCAGGCCGGCAACACGAGGTTCGTACTCCTCGGACGGATGGCTGTGGACGACGGCGACGTGCTCGGGAACCTCCTCGACCCGTGCGACACCGCGTGTGTCATCGCAGGCGACGTAGGTGAGCGTCACCCACCGCTCATCACTGGTCCGCTGCAGCGCCGTGGGGAACGCCGGGTCGCACACGACGGCCGTGGGGAAGGTGTCGGCCATACCTCCAACATGCCCCACATCCACCTCACCGTCAACATTCGCCACACGAGCAACAGCGCTGTGATGATTGGGGGCACGCCTCGTCGGGCGTTACATTGCCGCGCATGGAACTCTCCGGCAAGACGACGTTGGTGACGGGTGGCGGCAGTGGGATCGGGGCGGAGCTGTGTCGCCGGTTCACCGCCGAGGGCGCGACCGTCGTCGTGGTCGACCGCGATGAGGACGCGGCCCTCGACGTCGCCGAGGAGATCGACGGGACGGCGCTGATCGTCGACGTCGGCACGGCCGAGGAGAACACCCGCATGATCGTGGAGGCGGAGGACGCGGTGGGCCCCATCGACCTGCTGTGCCTGAACGCCGGCATCGGCAACGGTGGCGGGGTCGAGGCCCCCGATGAGTCGTGGGACCAGGCGTGGCGAGTCAACGTGATGGCTCACGTCTGGGCCACCAGAGCGTGGCTACCTGGTGCGCTGGAGCGCGGGGAGGGCTACCTGCTGCACACGGCGAGTGCCGCAGGGATGCTGTCCAACATCGGAGCGGCGCCATACACGGTCAGCAAGCACGCGGTGCTGTCCCTGGCCGAGTGGCTGTCGATCACCCATGGGGACCAGGGCATCACGGTCTCGGCGCTGTGCCCCATGTTCGTGGAGACCCCGATGGTGGAGGCGCTCCGCGAGTGGCCAGGCGGGAAGGGCCTGACGGCCCTGGGTGTGATCTCGCCGACCGAGGTGGCAGACGCCGTCGTGGCCGGGCTGGCGGACGAGCGGTTCCTGATCCTCCCCCACCCGGCAGTGGCCGAGATGGAGGTCGGCCGTGCGACGGACCGGGACCGCTGGCTGGGCGGCATGCGCAAGCTCCAGCGCCGGGTCCTGGCCATGGAGTCCTAGATCGGTCCTTACGGCCTGGTGACCCCTGGCCATCCGCTCCTGAAACAGCCTGTCCAGTCGGCAATAGTTGCCGGTAGTGCCCCCTCCTCCTCCGCAGATCCCAGGCCTGCGTGACCTCCGTCTGATCGGCGAGGGTGGCTTTGCCCGTGTGTACCGCGCGCGGGAGGAGACGTTTGACCGAACGGTTGCCGTCAAGGTGCTGAACTCGCGCATGGCGGACGCGGAGGCGTTGTCCCGCTTCGAGCGGGAGTGCCGCGCGCTAGGCCAGGTGGACGGCCACCCGAACATCGTGACGGTCCACTCGGCGGGGACGACGGTCAGCGGACAGCCGTACCTGATCATGGCGTACGAGCCGAACGGGTCGCTGCAGGACCGCCTCGACCGGGGCCTGCGACCCGAACCGCAGCAG from Euzebya tangerina includes the following:
- a CDS encoding SDR family oxidoreductase, which translates into the protein MELSGKTTLVTGGGSGIGAELCRRFTAEGATVVVVDRDEDAALDVAEEIDGTALIVDVGTAEENTRMIVEAEDAVGPIDLLCLNAGIGNGGGVEAPDESWDQAWRVNVMAHVWATRAWLPGALERGEGYLLHTASAAGMLSNIGAAPYTVSKHAVLSLAEWLSITHGDQGITVSALCPMFVETPMVEALREWPGGKGLTALGVISPTEVADAVVAGLADERFLILPHPAVAEMEVGRATDRDRWLGGMRKLQRRVLAMES